The following is a genomic window from Sporosarcina jeotgali.
ATCCATGATGTCTTTTGCAGATTTCTTAAATTCTGCGAGTGTCTTCCCGACTGCTGAACCAACTTCAGGCAATTTACGAGGTCCGAATAAAATTAGTACAATCACAAGAATGATAATAAGCCCTGGTACTCCAATAGCTGCTAAGTTCATTTCTTTTATCCCCTTTCTAATTTGAAAGACTACTGCCAAGTTGACAGTGCAATTGACTGTTTACAGCAAAACGACGTACAAGTGGCTGACCTTTGCTGCAAGTGGCTAACCACCTTTGTAAGAAATCAGTCCCGCTCCATGACAAAAGAGATAGTTGTTTCTTGAATACCCTATTTCATAGGAATGAGAACCCTGTATGAAAAAAATTTCCGAACACTTCTAACATTTGTCTGGAGTTTGTACTAACGGCGGTTGAATACCTTCACTCACCTTCAGTTATGCCCAATCCCGTTACAAATAATCGAAGGCTGAAATTTTTTCACTATGAACTTAATCGTACAATTCACTGCTAGTCAGCAGTATCTTTGGCACGTTTTGTTAGCTGGTTGTGAAAACACAAACAAACACTGACAAATCCATGTCGAACATTGTCGATAAGACACCCTATTTTAGCAAAGCAAAATACAGCGGTCAATAACTATTTCGGATTTAGAAATAATTATCGTAAAATATAATCCTTTTTTAAATGAATTATTTTGAACGGTTTTGGAATGTTTTGATTGATATCAGAATACTCTAGGTATATGATGAAGGTAACGAGATTGGTTAGGAGTGAATCCGATGTTAGAAACCGAGCGCCATCACCTAATTTTAAAGATGCTGCAGCAAAATCAAACTGTACGTTTACAAGATATAACCGCTGAAACCGGTTCTTCAGAATCCACAATCCGGCGCGATTTAATAGAATTGGAGCGTCAAAGGAAACTGAAGCGAATACATGGGGGGGCTTCAAAACTTCAAGGAAAGCTTCAAGAATCTACCATGTCAGAAAAAACATCTAAAAACCTTCAAACGAAACAACAAATCGGTCAAGCGGCCGCTGCACTTATTGAAGAAGGCGACACTGTCTTTTTAGACGCCGGGTCTACCGTGTTTGAAATGATTCCATTTCTTCCTCCATCGATTACTGCAGTGACCAATGGAATCTCACATACAGATGCGCTGCTTGCACGGGGGTGCAAAACGATCCTTACGGGAGGAATTGCTAAACCTTCCACCAAAGCTTTAATTGGCAGAGGTGCTGTTCACAGTCTTCAACACTACCGCTTTGATAAGTGTTTTCTCGGTGTGAATGGGATTCATCCGGATTATGGGTTTACCACCCCTGATGAAGAAGAAGCTCACATCAAAGAACTCGCAATCGAATTAGCAAGAGAAGCTTATATTCTGGCAGACCATTCCAAGTTTCAAGAAGTGGCATTCGCAAAATTCGCGGACCTGTCCCAAGCACTTGTCGTGACTACGAAGGAAAGTTCCGAATCTTTACAAGCATTCCCGACTAATACGAAATTGAAGGTGATGAACGCATGATCTATACAGTGACATTGAATCCTTCTTTGGATTATCTACTGACTCTCGATTCCTTATCTCTCGGTGCGTTAAATCGTTCAACATCAGATCACTTTTTAGCTGGAGGCAAAGGAATTAATGTCTCTCAAGTATTAACGGAATTAGGTGTGCCGAGCAGCGCATTTGGTTTTACGGGAGGTTTTACCGGCCAGGAAGTTGAACGCCTTCTGCAGAAGAACGGTATTTCTACGAGTTTCATATCCGTTGAAGGTGAAACTCGGGTGAATGTAAAATTACGTGCCGCCGAAGAGACAGAAGTGAATGCAGCCGGCCCTATTATCGATGCACTTCGGTTTGAAAAATTGAAAGCACAAGTGAAAAACTTAGGAATACATGATGTCCTCGTTCTGTCAGGAAGTATTCCTGCTTCACTCCCTGAAGATACCTATGAACAATTTGCACGATTATGCAGCAAGTCAGGTATCCGTTTTGTTGTTGACGCTGAAGGTCCTTCTTTATTGAAAACATTGCCTTTCCGTCCGTTTCTTATAAAGCCGAATCATCATGAGCTGGCTGAGATGGTGGGTGCTGATATCCATTCGCTTCAAGATGCAGTGAAGCATGCGAAAACGCTAGTCCGTCTTGGTGCCGAACAAGTAATTGTATCGCTGGCCGGTGCGGGAGCCGTGTATGTAAGTGATTCCCTTTCACTCATTGCCAATGCACCTGAAGGCAGTGTTCAGGGATCTGTCGGGGCGGGAGATTCGATGGTTGCAGGATTCCTCGCAGCACTTGAACAGAACGCATCCATCGAACAGGCATTTCAAATGAGTATTGCTTCCGGAAGTGCCACGGCGTTTTCTGATCGATTGTGTACAAAACAGCAAGTTGAATCTTTGCTGCCTCAAGTCATAGTTACATCATTAGAAGGAGGGAACGAACAATGAGAATTACCGAATTGTTGACGGCTGAAACGATTTTACTGGGGCTTAAAGGTACTGACAAACCAACCGTTATCGATGAACTTGTTGATGTGCTCGATGCAGCTGGTAAACTGAATGACCGCTCTGCTTTCAAAGAGGCCATTTTAAACCGAGAGTCACAAAGCACAACGGGTATTGGAGACGGGGTCGCAATCCCCCATGCTAAAACGAGTGCAGTTAAAGTGCCTGCCATTGCATTCGGGCGGTCTGAAGTCGGTGCTGAGTATGATTCGCTCGATGGACAGCCAGCTCATTTGTTCTTTATGATTGCAGCTGAAGATGGTGCAAACCGAATGCACTTGAAAGCGCTCGCACGATTATCGACCGTTCTTATGAATGAAGACGTGCGTAAACAGCTGCTATCGGCTTCATCGAAAGAAGAGATTTTGTCTCTGATTGACGCGCATGATCAGCCGGATGAAGAACCCGTCAATTCAACGCCGCCGCCATCAGCTGATTCGTCTAAGCCATATGTAATTGCTGTAACTGCTTGTCCTACGGGGATTGCTCATACGTATATGTCCGCAGATTCGCTGAAAAACAAAGCCGCGGAACTTGGAATCCCATTCAAAGTTGAAACGAATGGTTCCGGCGGCGCGCAGAACGTGTTGACTGCTGAGGATATAGAACGGGCAACAGCTGTTATTGTCGCTGCAGATACGAATGTCTCAATGGGGCGTTTTGCCGGGAAGCATGTAATCGAAGTTCCTGTAGCAGAAGGGATCCGGAAGCCTAAGGAATTGCTTGACCGCGCGGTGAAACAAGACGCACCTGTGTATAAAAGCAGTTCAGGCACCAATTCAGAAGCTGGCGATGAATCAGCGACGTCCAAAGGAATTGGATCTACAATTTACAAACATTTGATGAGCGGCGTGTCGAACATGCTTCCTTTTGTCATCGGCGGCGGGATACTCATCGCCATCGGATTCTTGTTCGGACCAAACTCATTCAAACCAGATGACCCGTCCTATAATGCATTTGCTGCTGTATTGAATACGATTGGCGGCGGAAATGCGTTCGCGCTAATGGTTCCTGTACTTGCAGGATTCATCGCTCTCAGTATTGCAGATCGGCCCGGATTTGCACCTGGTATGGTCGGCGGATTAATGGCAGCATCAAGTGGCGCTGGATTCCTCGGCGGGATCATCGCCGGATTCCTTGGCGGCTATTTAGTCGTCGGATTGAAGAAGTGGCTCTCTGCACTTCCTCCTTCACTGGATGGCATTAAAACAATTTTGCTCTATCCATTACTCGGTATTGCCGGAACCGGACTTATCATGCACTATGTCGTGAACACGCCATTCAGCGCTCTTAATACCGCTATCTCCGCTTGGTTAACAGGTCTCGGTACTGGAAATGCAGTTATGCTGGGGGTTGTCCTTGGGTTGATGATGGCGATTGATATGGGCGGTCCTATCAACAAAGCTGCTTATTTGTTCGGTACGGGATTACTCGCTAGCGGAGTGTACGAACCAATGGCAGCCATCATGGCAGCTGGAATGGTTCCGCCTTTCGCGATTGCAATCGCAACAACAGTATTCAGAAACCGATTCTCCCTTCAACAACGGGAAGCTGGTAAAGTGAACTACATTATGGGGGCATCGTTTATCACTGAAGGCGCGATTCCATTTGCCGCAGCAGATCCGCTTCGCGTCATCCCATCAGTTATGGTAGGCGCAGGAATTGCAGGCGGATTATCAATGGCCTTCCATATCGGTTTACAAGCCCCTCATGGCGGGATCTTCGTCTTCCCTCTCGTTGACGGAAGTTGGATGCTCTATTTACTTGCCGTAGTAATTGGCTCGATTGTATCCGCGATTCTACTCGGAATTTTGAAGAAACCCGTAACGTCTTAACTAAAAAAGGCCGACTTCGTCTTATGCGAAGTCGGCTTTTTCTAGTTAAACAGGTCGTATAGTGATTTCATTGACGTTGACATAATCAGGCTGAGTGACGGCGTAAACAACCGCTTTTGCGATATCCGCGGTTTGAAGTTTCTTGCGATCGCCCCAGTCGTACTGTTCACCTAATCGAGTGTCGACCATTCCCGGTGAGATGTTGGTGACACGGACACCTGTTTTAGCCAGTTCTTTTTCAAGTCCCATAGAGATTGCGCGGACAGCAAATTTAGTTGCGCTGTAGACTGTGCTTGTTTTCGTCACTTCTGTTGCAGAAACCGAAGCGATATTAATAAGATGGCCAGCACCTTTTTCCAGCATAGATGGCAGGACGGCGTTGATGCCGAACAAAACGCCTTTAATGTTGACGTCAATCATTTGCTCCCACTCTTCCGTTTTACCGGAACGCACTTCCGCAGTGAGCACTTGCCCTGCATTGTTGACGTAAATATCGACGCCGCCAAAAGCATCTTTAGCTTTAGCCGCGAGTGCTTCGACATCTGATTGACTGGATACGTCTGTCTTCACAACGAGTACGGAGCCACCGTCGTCTGTAAGCTGCTTTGCTAATTCTTGTAACTTTTCTTCGTTGCGTGCGGCAAGAACAACGTTTGCTCCCTGTTCCGCAAGTTCTTTCGCAATCCCCGAGCCAATCCCGCTGCTTGCACCTGTAACAATTGCCGTTTTCCCTATCAATTGTTTCATCCAAAATCCCTCCTACTAGTCTTTGAAGTGAGTGTATCATACCCTGCAGCCACGAGCATGGTTGGCGATTTTTATTGTTGTTCAGCAAAAAAAGAACCGTTTCCAATTGGAGACGGTTCTTTTTGCTTCACAGTATATAATTCCCCGCAATCCCTGCAACAACGCCTAGTACAACGACAGATACACTGACGAAGACAAGTACGCGTTTTGGAAATGACTTTGAAACGAGCACTAATGATGGCAAGCTGACTGCTGGTAATGTTAGCAATAACGCAGCTGCCGGGCCACCGCCCATTCCGTACGCCATGAATGTCTGGATTATTGGGATTTCAGCCGCTGTTGGAATGACAAACAACATGCCGCCAATCGCAATAAGTACTAGTAACAGAATTGAACTTCCTGTCGCTTCCCCCAATTGAGGGAACAACCACCCTTTCACTGCACCCATCAACAAAACGGATAGGAAGTACGCCGGTAATATGAACAATGTCATTTTCCCTAGACTTTTCAGCCAACGTAGAAGGAACGAACCTTGCTCTTCTTGAGCAGCTTGCTGCAATAACTTTTCCGTATCCATCGGTTTAACCGCTGGTGCGAATCGGTTTGCTAAATAGCTCACGCCAAACGTCAAAATAATTCCGAACACTAGCCGAAGTGCAGTAAACTTCCAAGACAATACGAATGTCATGAACACGAGCGCCGCTGGATTTAACGTTGGATTTCCAATCCAGAATGCAAGCGCTGCACCAACAGATACGTTCTTTTTACGGAGTCCTACTGCTACAGGCGCCGCGCAACATGTACACATCATGCCTGGCACTGCAGCAAGGCCGCCCGCAGCTGTGCTTGCAAAAGAAGTTTTACCAAGGACACGAATGAGCCAATTTGCCGGCAGAAGCACTTGCAATAATGAGCCTAATAGAATTCCGAGTACGGCAGCTTTCCAGACGGAACCGAAATATGTCACTGCATACTCCCACGCTCCTGCAAAAGAAGCCGATTCCGCTTTGTCTGGATCCGTCCCCAAGATTGAATCTCCAATAGAATGTGTAGAAATTGCGGTCATGCTTTTATCCACATACGGCATCCATTTGACGTATGTCAGACCAATGACGGCAATTGCTAAAAAGATAATGATATATAGAAGAACTCGTTTAGACTGAGCCGGGTGATGCATTTCCTGCTGATTCACGATATAACCTCCATCTAAAAGCAAATGAACAACTGAATAATTATATCACTAATCGCGGTCCCATGTTTTTTAAATTATTAATCGAAAACTCTAACATTATTGTTACCAATAAAAATATCTTGTACAACTAAATTTCTTCTGGTAGGATAAAAACAATTAAATTGTTCCTTTAACACGGTCCAGAGAGGCCGGAAAGGGTACCGGATTGTAAGACTGGCTCTGCCGTGTCTTACGTGATTTGTCGTACTTTGCCCTGACTGTCCTCTTAGACGGTAAGGGCATTTTTTGTGCATATTTTGATACTGCACACTCTTTTAATAAGCGTTCTGTGAGACGCAAAAAGAGGATGGCAATCGCTGTGAATAACGGTTCCATTCTTCTTACGTTGAGCAACACCCTACAAAAGGAAGGCGGAACTTACGATGAATTATCAAAAGAAAACGGTGGTGGCTTCAGTCGCCGGTCTTACCCTGGAAGGCATGGACATTATGTTCATTTCCTTTGCAATGACGATGATCATTGCGGACTTCGGAATCGATTTTGCAACAGGCGGGCTGATTTCATCTGTTACAAATATCGGTATGCTCGTCGGTGGCGTGCTCTTCGGAATTTTAGCAGATAAATTCGGACGTGTTAAAGTGTTCACATATAGTATTCTACTGTTCGCACTTGGAACAGCCCTCACTGGACTTGCAACGAACATTGAACAAATATATATCTACCGCTTCATCGCCGGACTAGGAGCTGGCGGAGAATATGGAATCGGAATGGCGCTCGTGGCGGAAGCATGGCCGAAAAACAAACAAGGCCGCGCCTCTTCATACGTCAGTGTCGGCGCTCAATACGGAGTCATCTTAGCTGCATTGCTAAGCGCACTTATTTTACCGGCGTTCGGTTGGAGAGCATTGTTCTTCGTTGGAATCATCCCAGTCATCTTTGCATTCATCGTACGTCGTAATTTAGACGAATCCCCTGAATGGCTTGAGTCCCAGAAAGTGAAAAAAGCCGAGCAGAAAAAAGAGAATGCCGGGAAACTTCGGTTGCTCGTTGCTTCCCCTCGGATTGCTTTCACAACCATTACACTCGCCGTGATGGCGACTGTCCAAATCGCAGGGTACAACGGATTAATGATCTGGCTGCCATCGATGCTGCAGCAATCGCAAGGGCTTTCTGTTTCTAGCTCCGCTCTATGGACCATCAGTACTGCAGTCGGGATGATTGCCGGGATGCTCGTCTTCGGACAAATCATGGACAGACTCGGTGCGAAAAAAGCGTATGGTCTTTTCTTAATCGCATCAGCCATTGCCGTGTTCTTATACAGCTATGCAACAGGCAGTGCCGGAGTCTTAATCGGCGGGGCGATCGTCGGGTTCTTCTCTAACGGGATGTTCGCAGGATACGGAGCTTTGATCAGCAGTTTCTATCCGGTAGAAATCCGCAGTACTGCGACGAATACAATCTTCAACTTCGGACGGGCTGTCGGCGGATTCTCACCCATACTCGTCGGGTACATCTTGCAGCACTATGATATGACTGCCGCGATGATCTATCTCGCAATCCTGTTCTGCGTGTCGTTCGTCTTCATGTTGACACTGTCACATACACAGAAAGAAAAACCATCGAGTGTCAGCACACCAGCTGTCGACTTGAATTAATCCAAAAGAAAGCCGTCCCTCAACACTGGGGACGGCTTTCTTCTATTATATAGTGGTCACTCTGCAAGCGTCAGCAGCATCTCGCGAATGGTCTTACAAGCAACTGCTGTCGATGCACCTGACGGATCGTATTGAGGGGATAATTCCACGACATCCGCGGCAACGATGTTTTCAAGTGTTTGAAGGTGTCCAATCGCTTCCAGCAATTCCCGATACGTAATGCCGCCGGGCTCAGGCGTTCCGGTTCCAGGGAATGTGCCAGGATCCAGCACATCCAAGTCGATTGTGACATACACAGGGACGTCTTGCAGCGAGTTCACTACTTCAGGTAACGTCTCAAGTGTGAACTTTTCCAAGTGTGTATGCGTCTTTGCCCAGTCAAACTCACTTTTCAAGCCAGAGCGGATTCCGAACTGGAAGATCCGTCCGTCACCGAGAAAATCGTGGCAACGCCGGATGACGGATGCGTGTGATAGTGGCTCCCCCATATAGTCTTCACGCAAATCTGTATGTGCGTCAATGTGGATGACGTGCAGATTCGGGAATGTATCATAAGCCGCTCGGATGGAAGGCAAGCTGACTAAATGCTCTCCTCCTATCATGAGAAACTTCTTGCCATCCGCCAAGACTTGACCGCTGTACGTACCGATTTGCTGAAGGACCCGCTCTGTATTGCCAAATGGGAATTCCAAATCACCGTGGTCGAAAATACGAGCGTCCTCCAAGTCTTTCTCCAAATAAGGGGAATACGTCTCTAAGCCATAGGAGTCTGGACGAATGGCTTGACCCGCAAAACGAGTACCAGGCCGGAAGCTTGTAGTTCCGTCAAAAGGAGAACCGAATAATACGATTTCTGCCTCTTCGTACGCAGTTTCACAGCCTATGAATGCGTTCGTAGTCAATGCATTATTCTTCACTGTCAAGCGCCTCCCGTACATAACTCGGCAATGCAAATGCTCCGCGATGAAGGTCGGTATTGTAATACTTCGTCTTCAACCCAATTGCGTTCCACACGTCTGCATCTGCATCTTTTAACGGATCGAGTGACTTCGACGCAAATCCGAACAGCCAGTGGCCGGATGGGTACGTTGGCATATGGTATTGATAGACTTGTGCGATTGGGAAGATTTTTTTAATCTTTGTGCGCGCTTTCTTCATGTTCTCCGCATACTCCGAGAAATACGGTGACTCGTGCTGATTAATCAAGATTCCTTTGTCATTCAACACGCGATAGCATTCCTTGTAAAACGCAGTTGTGAACAACCCTTCGCCTACTGAAACCGGGTCCGTAGAATCCACGAGAATCAAGTCAAAAGAAGCGTCCGGTGCATTTTGTACATACGCAAGTCCGTCACCGAAAGCGAGTTCCATGCGCGGGTCTTCTTCTACACCTGCTGCTGTAATCGGCAAGTATTGCTGGCACAGACGGAATACTTGCTCATCTATTTCAGCAAGCACAACTTGTTCCACACCTGGATAGCGCAATACTTCACGCGCAGTTCCTCCATCCCCTCCACCGATCACGAGGACTTTCTTAATATCCGGATTCGTTGCGAAAGCCGGGTGGACAATCATGTCATGGTAGATGAATTCGTCTTTTTCGTTGACCATCATCAAGCCATCTAGCGTGAAAAACGTACCGAATTCTTTGCCTTCATAAAAATCGATTTGCTGGAACGGTGATTTTTCGCTGTGCAAGTGTTTTTCATATCCGACAGAAAACTTGCAGTCCTCACTCCATTGTTCTGTATACCAGCTCATGCGTTTGCACCTGCCAGTACGGGTTTCACAGTCACTTCTTCAATTTCTTTTTCTGCAAACTGACGGATCTTTTCGACCATGCCACGCGGCACTTCGAATGATTCAACTTTTTTCGCTTGCAGCTTTTCAGCTAAATAATCTGCCGCTTTCCAAGGGCTTACAGAATCACCGCATGTGTAAACATCTACAGAAGCAAAACCGTATTCAGGCCACGTGTGAATCGTCAAGTGAGATTCCGCGATGATCACAGCACCAGACACACCATACGGATTAAAATGATGGAACACCGATTCAACGATGGTAGCACCTGAATAATCTGCAGCCTCTTTCATGAACTGCTCAATCACTTTGTTGTTCTCTATAATTTCACTCGGGCACCCATAATATTCAATCAACACGTGGCGTCCAAGCGCCGATAATTCTAAACTCATCGTTAATATCCCCCTTTTACGACAGTCACGCTGCCTGTTTGTTTTGACTCTGCTAACACACTTCCAAATGCTTGCTCATAGTAAGCATAATGCTGAACCACTTCACACGTAATCCGTTCCCCGGGAATGACCAATGGAATCCCTGGCGGATAAATCATCAACGTATCTGCACTGATCCGTCCGATGGCCTCATCTATCGCAACCGACTCTTGTTCAGCGTAAAACGCATCCCGCGGTGTCATTGCAAGTTCATTGACTGAATCCACAACGGTCCATGCAGAGTGGAGAACGTTTGGCTTTGTACACGTTCGTTCGATATCCAGCAGAGCTGCTGTAAGACGGCCAATCGTGACTTCCGTATCCGGCGGTGTAATCACCGCCATCACTACATACCCTTCCGCAAGCTCCATCTGAATGCCGTACTGTTGTTTTAATAGTGAATAAACTTCGAAACCAGTCAGCCCGAGTCCATTCACTCGGATCACTAACTTCGTCCAGTCATGTGACTGAAGAAAGCGCGTGGTGACATCTTCATTTTTCAATACTTCATAATGACCGCCCGATTCGATTGTTTCGATTGCCGCTTCGACAATCGGCTTCAATCGCTGGAACGCATCTGTTCCATGAAGGACAAGTTCTCTGCGGGCTGCGTCCAAGGAGCTCATCAGCAGGTAGTTGGCGCTTGTCGTTTGCAGCATGCCGGTCACTTTCCGTACTTTATCTGCAGAAACTCGATCGCCTTGAAGCAATAAAAGCGAACTTTGCGTAAGTGATCCACCCGTTTTATGCATACTCGTTGTAACAAGATCTGCGCCTGCTTGTAGAGGATCGATCAGTTCATTTAACACTTTTAAATGTGCCCCGTGTGCAGCATCAACAAGTACTGTAACGTCATTTGCATGAGCCAGTTCACAAATCATCTTTAAATCCGTCATCGTTCCAAAGTATGTCGGATACGTAATGAGCAATGTTTTTGTCTCTGGATGTTCATGCAATGCTTGCACGACACTTCCAACCGAAACACCATGTGAGATCCCGAAATGGTCATCCACTTCAGGTTGCATGAATGCAGGAATAACACCACTTATAATCATTCCGTCGATGACTGATTTATGACAGTTGCGCGGTACTAGTAGGGTTTCACCTGGTTTACACGTTGCTAGAATCATTGCGTGGATGCCAACCGTTGTGCCATTGACTAGAAAAAACGCATGATCGGCTCCAAAACTTTGTGCCGCTAACTCTTGTGCATCTTTGATCACCGATTTCGGATGGCTTAACAAATCCAGCTCCGCCATCGAATTGACGTCCATTTTAAGCGCTTGTTCTCCGATTGCATCCCGAAACGGCGTATTCAATGCACCCATTTTGTGCCCGGGGACATCAAAGGAAACCGTTTCTGAGTTCGCATATCGAACGAGTGCATCGAATAACGGCGCATCCGTTTGGTGAGGGGTTTTTGTTGGAACTGTCGTCTCTTTGACGATGTTCATCAGCAGCCGGCTCCGACAGTGTCATAAACAGATTGCGTTAATGCATCGACTTTGTCTGTACGCTCCCATGGCAAATCCAGTTCCGTACGGCCAAAATGTCCGTAAGCAGCTGTCGCTTGATAGCGGGGAGTCCGTAAATCGAGCATGTCAATAATTCCTGCCGGCGTCAGGTTGAAGACTTCACGTATAGCACGAAGCAATTGCTCGTCTGCTGCCTTCCCTGTCCCGAACGTATCAATCGCAATACTGATTGGCTCACTGACTCCAATTGCGTAAGACAGCTGAATTTCACACTTCTTCGCGAGCCCTGCAGCAACAATATTTTTTGCGACATATCGTGCAGCGTATGCCGCGGAACGGTCGACTTTCGTGCAGTCTTTTCCAGAAAACGCTCCTCCGCCGTGACGAGCTGCGCCGCCGTATGTGTCAACGATGATTTTCCGTCCTGTTAACCCTGCATCTCCATGAGGACCGCCTGTTACAAATCGGCCTGTTGGATTAATGAGCACGCGGTATTGTCCTTGCAAGTTGAATTCCTCGACCGTGCTGAAGATGATTTCCTCTCTCACATACGCTTCGAATGCTTCTTTGTCAAAATCTCCATCGTGCTGGATGGACATTAAAATCGTATCGATCTTTGGCGTTTCTTTCGATGTATAGTCAATGGTTACTTGGGATTTCATATCCGGACGTGCCCAGCGGAACTGTCCGTTTTTTCGGAGGACAGACGCTTTCTTCACAAGCGCATGTGCGAGTTGAATCGGTAACGGCATGAATCCTGCTGTTTCATCCGTAGCAAACCCAAACATCAAGCCTTGGTCTCCTGCACCGATTTCTTTCGTATCACTTGAAGTATCTACGCCCATTGCAATATCCGGTGATTGTGTATGAACGAGAACTTGCACGTTGCATGAAGAGCCATCGATACCTAATTCATCATTCGTATACCCTATGTCAATCAGCGTTTGACGGGCGATTTTTTCAATATCCAACTCCGCTCCTGTTGTGATCTCTCCGCCAACAATTACGGTGTTCGTTGTCGTGAACACTTCACATGCAACCCGCGAAAATGGGTCCTGTGCGAGTGCTGCATCCAAAACTGCATCTGAAATTTGGTCTGCAATTTTGTCCGGATGTCCTTCTGACACTGACTCTGAAGTAAATAAAATCTTTTCAACCAATTAAATCCGCTCCTTACAAAAAATGTGTTTTGGAGCACAAAAAAAGCTCTCCTACAACCTAAGGAAAGCTTCGATCTGCATCAGCTGCTTATCCTCTTATTGTTCACAGTTCCATGACGAAACTGCGCTCAGGTTGGGCGCCCTATCCAGAAAAAATCACTGAATGGGTTTGCCACCGCATCGTCGACCCCTCGTCTCCGCGGCTACTAATAAGAATGACTTTATTCATGCTGAAAACAATAGTAAAGGATTGTGTTTTTCATGTCAATATATTTTCAAAATTTAATTGAATGAAAATTAAAATGGTTAAATAGTGTTATGAATTTATATATGAAATATGTCCAATTATGCTGGGCAAGAATCAAGATTCCATCATTGGCAGGCTGTGTACCAAGGTATTCTTGCCACCATGCAAGATGTTTAAGGTACACTAAATTCCAGCATACTTGCAGAGATTTTGTAATGGACAGCATTATTATCGAACTTTTACGTACATCCGTTTCAAAGTTGTTTAATCTTTAATAAAAAAAGTAAACCCCATTGCAGTGACGACACCAA
Proteins encoded in this region:
- the tatA gene encoding twin-arginine translocase TatA/TatE family subunit, whose protein sequence is MNLAAIGVPGLIIILVIVLILFGPRKLPEVGSAVGKTLAEFKKSAKDIMDDDEKAEAKKTSDTEK
- a CDS encoding DeoR/GlpR family DNA-binding transcription regulator, with the translated sequence MLETERHHLILKMLQQNQTVRLQDITAETGSSESTIRRDLIELERQRKLKRIHGGASKLQGKLQESTMSEKTSKNLQTKQQIGQAAAALIEEGDTVFLDAGSTVFEMIPFLPPSITAVTNGISHTDALLARGCKTILTGGIAKPSTKALIGRGAVHSLQHYRFDKCFLGVNGIHPDYGFTTPDEEEAHIKELAIELAREAYILADHSKFQEVAFAKFADLSQALVVTTKESSESLQAFPTNTKLKVMNA
- the pfkB gene encoding 1-phosphofructokinase; the protein is MIYTVTLNPSLDYLLTLDSLSLGALNRSTSDHFLAGGKGINVSQVLTELGVPSSAFGFTGGFTGQEVERLLQKNGISTSFISVEGETRVNVKLRAAEETEVNAAGPIIDALRFEKLKAQVKNLGIHDVLVLSGSIPASLPEDTYEQFARLCSKSGIRFVVDAEGPSLLKTLPFRPFLIKPNHHELAEMVGADIHSLQDAVKHAKTLVRLGAEQVIVSLAGAGAVYVSDSLSLIANAPEGSVQGSVGAGDSMVAGFLAALEQNASIEQAFQMSIASGSATAFSDRLCTKQQVESLLPQVIVTSLEGGNEQ
- a CDS encoding PTS fructose transporter subunit IIABC; its protein translation is MRITELLTAETILLGLKGTDKPTVIDELVDVLDAAGKLNDRSAFKEAILNRESQSTTGIGDGVAIPHAKTSAVKVPAIAFGRSEVGAEYDSLDGQPAHLFFMIAAEDGANRMHLKALARLSTVLMNEDVRKQLLSASSKEEILSLIDAHDQPDEEPVNSTPPPSADSSKPYVIAVTACPTGIAHTYMSADSLKNKAAELGIPFKVETNGSGGAQNVLTAEDIERATAVIVAADTNVSMGRFAGKHVIEVPVAEGIRKPKELLDRAVKQDAPVYKSSSGTNSEAGDESATSKGIGSTIYKHLMSGVSNMLPFVIGGGILIAIGFLFGPNSFKPDDPSYNAFAAVLNTIGGGNAFALMVPVLAGFIALSIADRPGFAPGMVGGLMAASSGAGFLGGIIAGFLGGYLVVGLKKWLSALPPSLDGIKTILLYPLLGIAGTGLIMHYVVNTPFSALNTAISAWLTGLGTGNAVMLGVVLGLMMAIDMGGPINKAAYLFGTGLLASGVYEPMAAIMAAGMVPPFAIAIATTVFRNRFSLQQREAGKVNYIMGASFITEGAIPFAAADPLRVIPSVMVGAGIAGGLSMAFHIGLQAPHGGIFVFPLVDGSWMLYLLAVVIGSIVSAILLGILKKPVTS
- a CDS encoding SDR family oxidoreductase, giving the protein MKQLIGKTAIVTGASSGIGSGIAKELAEQGANVVLAARNEEKLQELAKQLTDDGGSVLVVKTDVSSQSDVEALAAKAKDAFGGVDIYVNNAGQVLTAEVRSGKTEEWEQMIDVNIKGVLFGINAVLPSMLEKGAGHLINIASVSATEVTKTSTVYSATKFAVRAISMGLEKELAKTGVRVTNISPGMVDTRLGEQYDWGDRKKLQTADIAKAVVYAVTQPDYVNVNEITIRPV
- a CDS encoding permease; the protein is MHHPAQSKRVLLYIIIFLAIAVIGLTYVKWMPYVDKSMTAISTHSIGDSILGTDPDKAESASFAGAWEYAVTYFGSVWKAAVLGILLGSLLQVLLPANWLIRVLGKTSFASTAAGGLAAVPGMMCTCCAAPVAVGLRKKNVSVGAALAFWIGNPTLNPAALVFMTFVLSWKFTALRLVFGIILTFGVSYLANRFAPAVKPMDTEKLLQQAAQEEQGSFLLRWLKSLGKMTLFILPAYFLSVLLMGAVKGWLFPQLGEATGSSILLLVLIAIGGMLFVIPTAAEIPIIQTFMAYGMGGGPAAALLLTLPAVSLPSLVLVSKSFPKRVLVFVSVSVVVLGVVAGIAGNYIL
- a CDS encoding MFS transporter; protein product: MNYQKKTVVASVAGLTLEGMDIMFISFAMTMIIADFGIDFATGGLISSVTNIGMLVGGVLFGILADKFGRVKVFTYSILLFALGTALTGLATNIEQIYIYRFIAGLGAGGEYGIGMALVAEAWPKNKQGRASSYVSVGAQYGVILAALLSALILPAFGWRALFFVGIIPVIFAFIVRRNLDESPEWLESQKVKKAEQKKENAGKLRLLVASPRIAFTTITLAVMATVQIAGYNGLMIWLPSMLQQSQGLSVSSSALWTISTAVGMIAGMLVFGQIMDRLGAKKAYGLFLIASAIAVFLYSYATGSAGVLIGGAIVGFFSNGMFAGYGALISSFYPVEIRSTATNTIFNFGRAVGGFSPILVGYILQHYDMTAAMIYLAILFCVSFVFMLTLSHTQKEKPSSVSTPAVDLN